A region of Cellulophaga sp. RHA19 DNA encodes the following proteins:
- a CDS encoding histidine kinase, translating to MNFIAFFSKIKYTTLVLVMVIITVISTLALSYLITNEITIVSEDIAKRNFREKYDDVYSELTRFENFLGRIETIVENSKSVTELQNNFNTWVSFQPEELDSLISWQQVSFTQKSASETSIAILQDTVFSVAKANKPLSVIKKQSVIVPVNKGYVWRNKLTVLNAAKDSLFLGYDIPLVNLQKYFANVDSKSINYAYVFNKEGLILLHPDENLLGKSVFLFNSIGPKDTLGLTTDKQVPSVVKSEYLQLDVIRYLQPLKLKETSWYIAVSSPKNISEENVTKIRQYTFLIYGISTMLLLFVFYFFNQLIKKQYIEKERLLKEKNRLVVQKEIAEKESSFLQLQQLKEQINPHFLFNALNSLYMLIDVNKEKSKIFALKLSKLYRYFISPPANNITLVKNELELLDEYIYLQQTRFGKSLLVTILGDASLAKDHYIPFLALQTLVENAIKHNTATKVKPLTITINLGIDEIEVVNNYQPIATPQESNHFGIDYLKNIYAYYNVNNFTNYQKNSQYICHLPYIIFK from the coding sequence AGTATGATGATGTATACTCAGAATTAACTCGTTTTGAGAACTTTTTAGGACGAATAGAAACAATTGTAGAAAATTCTAAATCTGTAACAGAGCTTCAAAACAATTTTAATACTTGGGTTTCTTTTCAGCCCGAAGAATTAGACTCTCTTATTTCCTGGCAGCAAGTTTCATTTACTCAAAAATCTGCTTCAGAAACATCTATAGCAATACTGCAAGACACTGTTTTTTCTGTAGCAAAAGCAAACAAGCCTTTATCAGTTATAAAAAAGCAAAGTGTTATTGTACCAGTTAATAAAGGATATGTTTGGCGTAATAAACTTACAGTGCTAAATGCTGCAAAAGACTCATTGTTTTTAGGGTATGATATTCCTTTGGTTAACCTACAAAAGTATTTTGCCAATGTAGATTCTAAGTCAATAAACTACGCTTATGTTTTTAATAAAGAAGGTTTAATTTTATTACACCCAGATGAAAATTTACTTGGTAAAAGCGTGTTTTTATTTAACTCTATTGGCCCTAAAGATACATTGGGCTTAACAACAGATAAACAAGTGCCAAGCGTTGTAAAATCTGAATACCTGCAGTTAGATGTTATACGATACTTGCAACCTTTAAAGTTAAAAGAAACCTCTTGGTATATTGCTGTTAGTTCTCCTAAAAATATTAGTGAAGAAAACGTTACAAAAATTAGACAGTATACTTTTTTAATTTATGGCATTTCTACAATGCTACTTCTCTTTGTTTTTTACTTTTTTAATCAGCTTATAAAAAAACAATACATAGAAAAAGAGCGATTGTTAAAAGAAAAAAATAGGCTAGTTGTGCAAAAAGAGATAGCAGAAAAAGAGAGTTCTTTTTTACAATTACAGCAATTAAAAGAACAAATAAACCCGCACTTTTTATTTAATGCGCTTAACTCTTTATATATGTTAATAGATGTAAATAAAGAGAAGTCTAAGATTTTTGCGTTAAAACTATCAAAGCTATATCGTTACTTTATTTCGCCACCAGCAAATAATATTACTTTGGTTAAAAATGAGTTAGAACTTTTAGACGAGTATATTTATTTGCAACAAACGCGTTTTGGTAAGAGCTTGCTTGTTACTATTTTGGGTGATGCTAGTTTAGCAAAGGATCATTACATTCCGTTTTTAGCATTGCAAACACTTGTAGAAAATGCAATTAAACATAACACAGCAACTAAAGTTAAACCACTTACAATAACTATTAACTTAGGGATAGATGAAATTGAGGTTGTAAATAACTACCAACCAATAGCAACTCCTCAAGAAAGTAACCACTTTGGTATAGACTATCTAAAAAACATTTATGCTTATTATAATGTAAATAATTTCACAAATTATCAGAAAAATTCGCAATACATTTGTCATTTGCCTTACATTATTTTTAAATAA